Proteins co-encoded in one Dryobates pubescens isolate bDryPub1 chromosome 4, bDryPub1.pri, whole genome shotgun sequence genomic window:
- the METRN gene encoding LOW QUALITY PROTEIN: meteorin (The sequence of the model RefSeq protein was modified relative to this genomic sequence to represent the inferred CDS: deleted 1 base in 1 codon) yields the protein MWALRALCLAGLGAVLGGGSADQCNWRGSGLSQEAGSVEQLSLHCAEGSLEWLYPTGALRLRLAPRLPPAAAAVQGRSPQHVTACVKPSGTFRGAQLYLEREGLLELLLPEAPRPRVRCFSWAPQEKVALFLQATPHPDISRRIAAFRYELRGDWLARPPLPAASPAAEGACRPCNDSELLMAICTSDFVIRGSIRSVSNDAELQESVIGISAARIHRQKFPLFQAGGRPAGSIRTPLRCGVKPGPGTFLFTGWLHFGEAWLSCAPRYRDFQRIYEGARRARQNPCEFPVD from the exons ATGTGGGCGCTGCGGGCGCTGTGCCTGGCGGGGCTGGGTGCGGTGCTCGGCGGGGGCTCGGCGGATCAGTGCAACTGGAGGGGCAG cGGGCTGTCTCAGGAGGCGGGCAGCGTGGAGCAGCTGTCCCTGCACTGCGCCGAGGGCTCTCTGGAGTGGCTGTACCCCACGGGCGCCCTTCGGCTGCGCCTGGCCCCCCGCctgccccccgccgccgccgccgtccAAGGCAGGAGCCCGCAGCATGTCACCGCCTGCGTCAAACCGTCCGGCACCTTCCGGGGGGCTCAGCTCTACCTGGAAAGAGAAGGgctcttggagctgctgctaCCAGAGGCCCCCCGACCCCGCGTCCGCTGCTTCAGTTGGGCACCCCAGGAGAAGGTGGCCCTGTTCCTTCAGGCCACCCCGCACCCCGACATCAGCCGCCGCATCGCCGCCTTCCGCTACGAGCTGCGGGGGGACTGGCTGGCACGC CCCCCCCTgcccgctgccagccctgctgccgaAG GGGCGTGCCGGCCGTGCAACGACAGCGAGCTCCTGATGGCCATTTGCACTAGTGACTTTG TGATCCGCGGCAGCATCCGCAGCGTCTCCAACGACGCGGAGCTGCAGGAATCTGTGATCGGGATCAGCGCCGCCCGCATCCACCGCCAGaagtttcctcttttccaggcggGGGGGCGGCCGGCCGGCAGCATCCGCACCCCGCTGCGCTGCGGGGTCAAGCCGGGCCCCGGCACCTTCCTCTTCACGGGGTGGCTGCATTTCGGGGaggcctggctgagctgtgccccCCGCTACCGGGACTTCCAGCGCATCTACGAGGGGGCACGGCGCGCTCGTCAGAACCCCTGCGAGTTCCCCGTGGACTGA